A window of Acidobacteriota bacterium contains these coding sequences:
- a CDS encoding NUDIX domain-containing protein, with translation MEFSATLFRCCSRAFVAGYARWPIFGELPGSVAVIRRGDLYLLQWRNDGLGWAFPGGTAWPGESAEHTLRRELREETGLRIHSCQRLFTYPDHAYIPSRISVFTACAEGEPRPSWEGRPEWRSLPADPFFLSHLPILAFLQSHLPPR, from the coding sequence ATGGAATTTAGCGCCACTTTATTCCGCTGTTGCTCCCGTGCTTTCGTGGCCGGTTATGCGCGCTGGCCCATTTTTGGCGAGCTGCCAGGCTCGGTAGCCGTCATTCGCCGTGGCGATCTCTACCTGCTGCAGTGGCGCAACGATGGTCTGGGCTGGGCCTTCCCGGGTGGCACCGCCTGGCCGGGCGAGAGCGCCGAGCACACTCTCCGCCGCGAATTGCGCGAAGAAACCGGCCTGCGCATCCACTCCTGTCAACGGCTCTTTACCTATCCCGATCATGCCTATATCCCTTCCCGCATCAGCGTGTTTACAGCCTGTGCGGAAGGCGAGCCTCGCCCGAGCTGGGAAGGCCGCCCCGAATGGCGGTCCTTGCCCGCCGACCCGTTTTTCCTATCACATTTGCCTATTCTCGCGTTCCTCCAGAGCCATCTGCCTCCACGCTGA